The sequence AAAGCCTGTCGTAACGCCCGAATATCCGGCGCATCGCGTCGCCTTGATTGCGGAGGAACACTTCAGGAGAGGCTGAATATACGCTGAGGGCTTCCTGACGGTCGAGGCCGTTTTGGACGGCCTGTGAATCAAATGCATCGACGATCTTCCTCAATTCGTCCAGGGCCCCACCGATGCGCTGGCGGTACTGTTGGGCAAATTCAGGTCCTTGCGAGAAAACGACGCCACCCAGTAGCGCCATGACTATTGTCAACACTCGTGCCAGAAGTCCCATCCGAAGCCTCGCGTCGTCAAATATCGAAACGACTGCGATCCTCGGATGGTTGCGTGTGAGCGATGAAATTTGTCCGATCCTGGCGTGCGTGGCGGCTTCTTGGAACTAGATCGCCACCATCGGTGTTCTTGGTGCAAGGGAGATTGCCATGAGCACCAACGACACGAACGCCACTCGAGAACAGCGCCGTCCAAAAGACGTCAAGCCGGTACCCGAGAAGCCTGATCCTGCCGACAAGGAGTCGATCGCACCCACCGTTCCGCCAGCCGGTACGCGGGACGAGAGCGAGCGTCCGATCGTCGACCCGGTGACCGGCGTCTCCCTTTGATCCGTCATGAAATCGCTAGCTCCGTGCATATCGACCTTGACGTCGCATTGGCCACGGTGGCGCACAAATTGGCTACTCTGGTCAGGTGCCGCCAATGCGACGCCCAGCCGGTGGTGCGAGCCGACATGATCGCCTTGTTTCTACGTTCAATATTTTCTAGCACGCGTCGTGCATCGGCGAGACCCAGACCGTCCAGGGCATCAGGGCACAGCCTATCTGAAGGTCTCTGGCGGAGAAGATTCCGGCCCTCGCGGCGCGAACTCTAAGTCTTCACGTTCCACCTGAGCGATTTCTCAATCACCAGCCGTGCGTCGAGGGCTCCTCCTTTGGTCGGATTCTAGACATGGCGACGGCTACCCAACGCGCTCAGCCCTTACACGCGGTGACCTGGATGCCCTTAAAAGTCGACAGACGAGATTGCTAGCGCGCGGTGAGCGCCTGCTTGAGGACGCTACCCGCTCAGAACCCGGCGATAACGCTTCACCGGACACGCCCAAATGTCGAGGTCATCGAGGGCCTGGATGGTCTGCGTGTGTCGTCGGGATGCCAATGAACGGACGCAACCTAGTAGAATGTGGCAGCCAGACCTTCTTCGCATCCACCCAACCGTCATCGCTGACTTTCTGCCGCACGCCTACTAAGCTGGCCGCAGACGACCATACCCTTAACGAGTAGGCGAACTGGAGATCTGGGACCAGCGACTGTTCCCCCGCCTTATTCGGCAGCCGCTAGATAGACCCTATTTTGTGAGGAAGCGGCTAGGCCATGAACCCTGGCTTCAGTCTTGGCGATCAGCTGGTAGAATTCGTCCTGCGCTTCAACGTCCAGCTGGATAACGGCGTTCACATCGTCTGGCGTGTCACAGACGCAAGCGACCGCCGAGATAGGACACACGCCGCCTGGATAACGTTTGCCAGTGCCGGTATAAGCGCGGCGACCCCAACGTTGCGAATAAACAGTCTCTTCACGGTCGAGGTGCAGAATGGTCCCCTTGCACGCGGTGACAATGGCGGCCTTGCCATAGGCGAACCAGTGGTAGTTCAACTTTCGCAGTATATATTTTCCTGTGATGTCCTCGCCCGCCAGCTCTGCCGGGTCATTAATCATTCTGATCATGGTGACTACCTCTCATCGCTCGCTAATATCCGTCAGGACCGTTAGGACGACAAGAGAGAAAAACGTAGCATTCGGAGTAACTTAGTCACAAAGTGTTTCTGATTCTTACAGTGCTTCGAGCGCCCGTTCATCTGGCTGGCGGCGTTTGGAGAACGCATTATGGCCTCTGCCTAAAAGGCAAGATGCAGGTATCAGACTGTTCAATGGCAAGCGGTATTCAGGTCGAACTATCCTAAAACGTCCAAGGCTTGGGGCCCTGAACGGCGGACAGAATGGGCAAAATCCTTGTTCCCGCCGGATCGAGCGGGTGTGTTCCACGCGCTTCTCTCGTGCCAGCATCGGCGTCATATCGCCTGCCCTGCGCTGGGAGCAAACCCTGGCTTCGTTCCACCGGTCCTTCATGGACAAAGGAAACGCGGACGGACTGGTTTCCTATCGAAGTTTCGGCGGCGATGAAGCGGACGCGCGACTTACGACGGCTGCTTGGCTTTTCTTTGCCAATATTGGGCAGACTCGCATAAGGGGGCAGCGGTTCTCGAAGATTTCGATGGCGCCAAACTGGCTGCGAAGGCATCCCTCAGCGCAGCCCGTCTGCGGTCTCGCCGAGAGTGTCCGCCACATAGGCTCCGCGTGATCCCATTGGCAATGGCGCCCCCGTGGTAGTGTCCTTCGCCGTCTGGTGTTCAAGCTCCGCATTCAGCTCGCCTCCCACGATCAGGATGACGATCGACAGCCAGATCCAGACCAGAAAACCCATCAGCGCACCCAGGGTGCCGTAGGTCGCGTTGTAGTTGGCGAAGTGGTTGAGGTAGAACGAAAATACAACCGACATTGCAAACCATGAAAGGGTAACGAGAAAGGCACCCCATGTCATCCATCGGAGCTTGGCGGGCTCGCGGCTCGGACCGAAGCGATAGGCGGCGGTGGTCGCTGCCGCCGCTATCAAAAGCAACAACGGCCATCTCAGAAGCAGGGCCAGGTGCTCCTTGAATAGGTCGAGCCAAAGATAGGAAAGCACTACAGGCATGACAGCGACCAGCCCTATCATTAGGGCAGCAGAAAGCATCGCGCCGAAAGTGAAGCACAGCCCGACGAGGTTAAGCTTGATCAGTCCCCGCTTTTCCTTTTCTTCATAAGCCACGTTCATCGCATCGAAGATCGCCAAAGTCCCGCTGTGGGTGCTCCAAAGGGCGATGGCAAGGCCAATGAAGAAAGTGATGCCAAGCGTCGAGTTGCGGCTTTCGGCGAGGCTCTTGATGCGATCGGCGATGAGATCGAAAGCGCCCGGCGGAAGCAGTCCGGACAGCTCGCGGAGATGGTCAGCCATGGTGGCCGGATCCGCAATCAGCCCGTATAGCGCGACGAGTGCCGACAGCGAGGGGAACAAACCCAATAAGAGGTAGAACGTCACTCCGGCTGCGATGAGTGTCACACGATCATCGACGACTTCGTGAACCACCCGCCAGAAGACGTCGCGTAAGCCCTTCACAGGTATCGCCTCGGGGACGCTTGCGTCCCTTCCTCGGCCAGCCTCGAGCTCGGTCTCCACTGATCCATTTGGCGTGTCTGCGTGCGTACCCTTCAGTGCGACGAGTACGCAGCCCGCAACGACAAGGAGGGTGGCGATGCTCGACAGGTTGATGTGCGGACGACTGAGCATAGGTAATTCCATTTCAGCAGAAATAGCAGTTGGCCACGCTTCTTCTTGATGTCGCTGTTGCCTTGCTGACGCTAAGATTTGTCCGTCACCTCGACCGACCTGAAAGCATCATGAACGTCGTATGCGATTGAACAGCCTTGTTAGAGACTTCTGTTGCGATCTTCAGCGTTGATCAATCTTCGAATACAGAGC is a genomic window of Rhizobium etli 8C-3 containing:
- a CDS encoding DUF2937 family protein, producing the protein MGLLARVLTIVMALLGGVVFSQGPEFAQQYRQRIGGALDELRKIVDAFDSQAVQNGLDRQEALSVYSASPEVFLRNQGDAMRRIFGRYDRLSAQQRELALEPPVTRPLLLLRRPDLTLAKNTWNDFVPAVPVDLAGLIWGAAGCVLGWATAAGFGAARRGMTRAARVRRA
- a CDS encoding YihY/virulence factor BrkB family protein, encoding MLSRPHINLSSIATLLVVAGCVLVALKGTHADTPNGSVETELEAGRGRDASVPEAIPVKGLRDVFWRVVHEVVDDRVTLIAAGVTFYLLLGLFPSLSALVALYGLIADPATMADHLRELSGLLPPGAFDLIADRIKSLAESRNSTLGITFFIGLAIALWSTHSGTLAIFDAMNVAYEEKEKRGLIKLNLVGLCFTFGAMLSAALMIGLVAVMPVVLSYLWLDLFKEHLALLLRWPLLLLIAAAATTAAYRFGPSREPAKLRWMTWGAFLVTLSWFAMSVVFSFYLNHFANYNATYGTLGALMGFLVWIWLSIVILIVGGELNAELEHQTAKDTTTGAPLPMGSRGAYVADTLGETADGLR